The following are from one region of the Anguilla rostrata isolate EN2019 chromosome 7, ASM1855537v3, whole genome shotgun sequence genome:
- the LOC135258989 gene encoding ankyrin repeat and SOCS box protein 15-like — translation MDAIDEMDEDQLIDYAIQNSLQDSYKQFQFPSIESLEITSGENRRIVTAIEQGDIFTLLELSESTSAFSEVDNRGWLPLHMAAAQPMAQVLRIVLDASYELTLEEKTIEGDTAMTLAAQAGLVENVSLLLEKGASPNNTNDKNESPLLLAVTLGSYDMVGMLIMNGALVEQICLKKWTAMHEAAKVGCSDILMLLLRNGGQITQTTGHGVTPLGIAAENGHADVMEIIIKEGGDVNAQAYNGESVLYDAAGSGNPDCIDLLLQYGASPNVPSQCGNLPIHRAAYLGHYLVLEQLIQVTSKLAITDSGQSPIHSAAEGGHEQCLRLLIEHGFSVNVILSNYISEDYGDMRKSPLFFCVSNGDVTCTEILLNAGAKPDLDPLRCLLVAVRAGRYEIVKLLLARQADVNCYFTVVSDTVFPTALQYCLRDEMMMRLLLNNGYHAERCFCCHHDNFFSEYYPGHNIQLYQTSEQKEKIPFCDFVSLSCLRHLSGSVVRILLDYVSHVPICSKLKLILEKQREWPEICEILGNPRPLKHLCRLVIRKQMTPKRLCDPVVMESAPFAPGVKRYLLYNEYDLYGRGMEQNK, via the exons atggATGCAATTGATGAAATGGATGAGGACCAGCTTATTGACTATGCTATACAAAACAGCCTTCAGGATTCCTATAAACAATTCCAGTTCCCCTCAATAGAGAG CTTGGAAATAACCAGTGGCGAAAATCGGAGGATTGTAACTGCTATTGAGCAAG GTGACATATTCACCCTCCTGGAGTTGTCGGAGTCCACCTCAGCCTTCAGTGAGGTAGACAATAGAGGATGGCTACCTCTCCACATGGCAGCAGCTCAGCCCATGGCGCAGGTGCTAAGAATCGTGTTGGATG CGTCGTACGAACTTACCCTGGAAGAGAAGACGATTGAAGGAGATACTGCAATGACTTTGGCAGCTCAGGCGGGTTTGGTGGAGAACGTCAGTCTGCTTCTGGAGAAGGGGGCGTCTCCCAACAACACTAACGACAAGAACGAGTCTCCGCTGCTCCTGG CAGTGACATTGGGGTCATATGACATGGTGGGTATGCTTATCATGAACGGAGCGCTGGTGGAGCAGATCTGTCTGAAGAAGTGGACAGCCATGCACGAGGCGGCCAAGGTGGGCTGCAGTGACATATTGATGCTGTTGCTCAGGAATGGGGGCCAGATAACACAGACGACTGGCCACGGAGTGACCCCTCTGGGGATTGCTGCAGAAAACGGCCACGCAGATGTGATGGAGATTATTATAAAAGAAG GGGGCGATGTGAACGCACAGGCCTACAATGGTGAAAGTGTGCTGTACGATGCTGCTGGTTCTGGGAATCCTGATTGTATCGATCTGCTCCTACAATATGGAGCCAGTCCCAACGTGCCAAGTCAGTGTGGAAACCTACCTATCCACCGTGCAGCGTATCTGGGACACTACCT GGTCCTTGAGCAGCTGATCCAGGTCACCTCTAAGCTAGCCATTACAGACAGTGGCCAGAGCCCAATTCACTCCGCGGCTGAGGGCGGCCATGAACAGTGCCTTCGGCTTCTCATCGAACATGGGTTCAGCGTCAACGTCATCCTGTCCAATTACATATCGGAGGATTACGGAGACATGAGGAAGAGCCCTCTGTTCTTTTGCGTTTCTAACGGTGATGTCACCTGCACAGAGATACTCCTGAACGCAGGGGCAAAGCCTGACCTGGACCCGCTGCGCTGCCTCCTAGTGGCCGTCAGGGCCGGGCGCTATGAGATCGTGAAGCTGCTGCTGGCCAGGCAGGCGGATGTGAACTGCTACTTCACGGTGGTCAGCGACACCGTGTTccccactgcactgcagtacTGTCTGAGGGACGAGATGATGATGAGACTGCTACTCAACAACGGCTACCATGCAGAGAGGTGCTTCTGCTGTCACCATGACAACTTCTTCAGTGAATACTACCCTGGGCATAATATTCAGCTTTATCAGACATCcgaacaaaaggaaaaaataccC TTCTGTGACTTCGTCAGTTTGTCCTGCCTGAGGCACTTGTCAGGAAGTGTGGTGCGGATCCTTCTGGACTATGTCAGCCACGTGCCCATCTGCTCCAAACTCAAACTCATcctggagaagcagagagagtgGCCTGAGATCTGTGAGATACTGG GTAACCCACGACCACTGAAGCACCTGTGCAGGCTGGTGATCCGGAAGCAGATGACACCAAAGAGACTGTGTGACCCCGTCGTCATGGAGTCTGCCCCTTTCGCTCCTGGAGTGAAGCGCTACCTGCTGTACAACGAGTATGATCTGTATGGGAGAGGCATGGAGCAGAATAAGTGA
- the LOC135258988 gene encoding leiomodin-2-like, producing the protein MAARVSSRSLFAKSTLLTPASQKRNSIMGGGIVPRLPVDLPTLLPSPFLKGLPRQLRRLDKPWPLTRLPFHPLLCELTVERTRETVMSMFGYRKELDKYEDVDEDELLASLTAEELEELEKELTDIDPDADVPIGLRQRDQTAKTPTGTFSREALLKYWESETRKLLEEERSGSSPKQENDTQEDTDKDLESVTESNSEVSEEEDSEEQEEDEEEEEEEESEEEEEEEEEEEEAVTEEEDEQEREEEPKRENLSSSSPVNSQNLCTGLPKYNGNEEGVKKGPPTGNGDADLKVTPSRPCGNPTVIDEALEKILSNDPEMTEVNLNNIENVSQETLISFADALRSNTHVRVFSLANTRADDQVAYAIARMLRENASVTNLNIESNFISGKGILALMQALARNSTLTELRFHNQRHICGGQVEMEIVKLLRENTTLLKLGYQFDLPGPRMSMTSILTRNQDRQRQRRLQEQRLAGGPDGPVNPRTSALQRGTPSPSPYGSPRGSPWSSPKLPRNDQARKNAPPAPPPPPPPPPPPPPPPPPLPSQPVPEKKAPTRNIAEVIRQQESRKNQAAHPKSKTRKGKKGASKQKETCILKELKKALRPISDKRIEDTSRPSTPQRSAHDDLMASIRGSSVRQLKRVEVPQYLR; encoded by the exons ATGGCAGCCCGGGTGAGCTCACGCTCTCTTTTTGCGAAATCTACCCTGTTGACTCCCGcttcccaaaaaagaaacagcatcATGGGCGGAGGCATTGTTCCCCGTCTGCCCGTTGATCTCCCGacactcctcccctccccctttttaaaaGGCCTGCCCCGCCAGCTGAGGCGATTAGACAAACCCTGGCCGCTGACTCGCCTCCCGTTTCACCCCCTTCTGTGCGAGCTCACGGTCGAGAGGACCAGAGAGACGGTCATGAGCATGTTTGGCTACCGCAAGGAGCTGGACAAGTATGAGGACGTGGACGAGGACGAGCTGCTGGCCTCGCTGACGgcagaggagctggaggagctggagaaggagctgaCGGACATCGACCCCGACGCCGACGTCCCCATCGGACTGCGGCAGAGGGACCAGACCGCCAAGACGCCAACGGGCACCTTCAGCAGAGAGGCCCTGCTGAAGTACTGGGAGAGCGAGACCCGCAAactcctggaggaggagaggtcgGGGTCGAGCCCGAAACAG GAAAATGACACACAGGAGGACACTGATAAGGACCTAGAAAGTGTGACTGAGAGCAACAGTGAGGTCTCAGAAGAAGAGGACAGcgaggaacaggaggaggatgaggaggaggaagaagaagaagagagtgaggaagaagaagaggaagaagaagaggaggaagaggctgTTACCGAGGAGGAAGATGAGCAAGAACGTGAAGAAGaaccaaaaagagaaaatttgAGCAGCTCCAGTCCAGTGAACAGTCAGAACCTCTGCACGGGCCTGCCAAAATACAATGGCAATGAAGAGGGTGTTAAAAAAGGGCCACCCACCGGCAATGGAGACGCTGACCTCAAAGTGAcccccagcaggccctgcgGGAACCCCACCGTGATCGATGAGGCCCTGGAGAAGATCCTGAGCAACGACCCCGAAATGACCGAAGTCAACCTGAACAACATCGAGAACGTCTCCCAGGAGACGCTCATCAGCTTCGCCGACGCCCTGCGGTCCAACACGCACGTGCGGGTCTTCAGCCTGGCTAACACGCGGGCCGACGACCAGGTGGCCTACGCCATCGCCAGGATGCTCCGGGAGAACGCCAGCGTGACCAACCTCAACATCGAGTCCAACTTCATCAGCGGCAAGGGCATCCTGGCCCTAATGCAGGCCCTGGCGCGCAACAGCACCCTCACGGAGCTCCGCTTCCACAACCAGAGGCACATCTGCGGGGGCCAGGTGGAGATGGAGATCGTCAAGCTCCTGAGGGAGAACACCACCCTGCTGAAGCTGGGCTACCAGTTCGACCTGCCGGGCCCCAGGATGAGCATGACCAGCATCCTCACCCGCAACCAGGACCGGCAGAGGCAGCGGCGGCTCCAGGAGCAGCGTCTGGCGGGGGGGCCCGACGGGCCCGTCAACCCTCGGACCAGCGCCCTGCAGAGGGGCACGCCTTCCCCGTCCCCCTACGGGTCGCCGCGGGGCTCCCCGTGGTCCTCCCCAAAGCTGCCCAGAAACGACCAGGCCCGGAAAAATGCACCTCCggcaccaccacctccccctcctccaccgccgccacccccgccaccccctcctcctctacctTCCCAGCCCGTCCCGGAGAAGAAGGCGCCGACCCGGAACATCGCCGAGGTCATCAGGCAGCAGGAGAGCCGGAAGAACCAGGCGGCCCACCCTAAATCCAAAACTCGGAAAGGCAAAAAGGGAGCATCCAAGCAGAAGGAGACCTGCATCCTGAAGGAACTGAAAAAGGCCCTTAGGCCCATTTCCGACAAAAGGATAGAGGACACGTCCCGACCCTCCACGCCCCAGCGATCTGCCCATGACGACCTCATGGCTTCTATTCGTGGGAGCAGCGTCAGACAGCTCAAACgg GTGGAAGTTCCACAGTATCTACGGTAA